The following proteins come from a genomic window of Heyndrickxia acidicola:
- a CDS encoding LysR family transcriptional regulator: MDLKWLTTFLIAAKHENFRKTAEELYISQPTVTIHMKLLEEEVGSPLFERNGRKIGLSEEGRRFLPHARQILAQYEESMADLNRFRQGYAQKLTLAISPLIAESIMPFVLKKYMTLNPELEISIEVCQSNLIADMVLNGEVDLGLSRQHVSNSDLICRTMYEDPVVLIVPHDGRDSEMAPPLDGDEQLSKHKLITHNHPEYWDHLLRSLQARIHSLHTMTVSEVHVTKRFIIEGLGISFLPSSTVRRELLEGRLLEAPCPFLELPIARTYAILKYEHPKETQFLNFLAQFRF, encoded by the coding sequence ATGGATCTAAAATGGCTTACGACCTTTTTAATCGCTGCAAAGCATGAAAATTTTCGTAAAACGGCAGAGGAACTTTACATTTCGCAGCCTACGGTTACCATTCACATGAAGCTTTTGGAAGAGGAAGTCGGAAGTCCTCTTTTTGAACGAAACGGAAGAAAAATCGGCCTTTCCGAGGAAGGACGAAGGTTTTTGCCCCATGCAAGGCAAATCCTTGCCCAATATGAAGAAAGCATGGCTGATTTAAACCGGTTCCGTCAGGGCTATGCACAAAAATTGACGCTTGCCATTTCCCCGCTTATTGCCGAGTCCATTATGCCATTTGTGTTAAAAAAGTATATGACCCTGAATCCTGAGCTCGAAATTTCTATTGAGGTATGCCAATCCAACCTTATTGCCGACATGGTATTAAATGGAGAGGTGGATCTGGGGCTTTCCAGGCAGCACGTCTCTAATTCGGATCTTATTTGCCGAACCATGTATGAAGATCCGGTGGTATTAATTGTGCCGCATGACGGCAGGGACAGCGAAATGGCTCCTCCTCTTGATGGCGATGAGCAATTGTCAAAGCACAAATTGATTACCCATAATCATCCAGAATACTGGGATCACCTGCTCCGTTCCTTGCAGGCGCGCATTCACTCCCTCCATACCATGACGGTGTCTGAGGTTCATGTTACAAAGCGTTTTATCATTGAAGGCCTTGGTATCTCTTTTCTGCCTTCCTCCACTGTCAGACGTGAGCTCCTGGAGGGCAGGCTGCTTGAGGCACCATGTCCTTTTCTTGAGCTGCCCATTGCCAGAACCTATGCCATCCTGAAATATGAGCACCCAAAGGAAACCCAATTCCTTAACTTCCTCGCGCAATTCAGGTTCTAA